Proteins encoded by one window of Erwinia pyrifoliae DSM 12163:
- the sucA gene encoding 2-oxoglutarate dehydrogenase E1 component, protein MQNSAMKPWLDSSWLAGANQSYIEQLYEDFLTDPDSVDVAWKSLFQQLPGTGVRPEQIHSTTREYFRRLAKDASRYTASVSDPETNARQVKVLQMINAFRFRGHQQANLDPLGLWKQESVADLDPGYHGLSDADFEESFNVGSFASGKETMKLADLYAALKQTYCGSIGAEYMHITNTDEKRWIQQRLESVLGQVSYSVEEKKGFLKQLTAAEGLERYLGAKFPGAKRFSLEGGDALVPMLNEMIRHAGKSGTREVVLGMAHRGRLNVLINVLGKKPQDLFDEFSGKHKEHLGTGDVKYHMGFSSDVETEGGMVHLALAFNPSHLEIVSPVVMGSVRARLDRLDQPGSNKVLPITIHGDAAVIGQGVVQETLNMSEARGYEVGGTVRIVINNQIGFTTSNPKDARSTQYCTDIGKMVMAPIFHVNADDPEAVAFVTRLALDFRNTFKRDVFIDLVCYRRHGHNEADEPSATQPVMYQKIKKHPTPRKIYADKLEAAQVASLEDATEMVNLYRDALDAGECVVPEWRPMSLHSFTWSPYLNHDWDESYPERIELKRLQELAKRISTVPEAVEMQSRVTKIYNDRAEMAAGNKPFDWGAAENLAYATLVDEGIPCRLSGEDMGRGTFFHRHAVIHNQSNGSTYTPLQHVHNGQGAFKVWDSVLSEEAVLAFEYGYATAEPRTLTIWEAQFGDFANGAQVVIDQFISSGEQKWGRMCGLVMLLPHGYEGQGPEHSSARLERYLQLCAEQNMQVCVPSTPAQVYHMLRRQALRGMRRPLVVMSPKSLLRHPLAVSSLEELANGAFQPAIGEIDALDAKSVKRVVLCSGKVYYDLLDKRRKNEQTDVAIVRIEQLYPFPHKAVQDVLKQYSHVHDFVWCQEEPLNQGAWYCSQHHFREIVPFGASLRYAGRPASASPAVGYMSVHQQQQQDLVNDALNVE, encoded by the coding sequence ATGCAGAACAGCGCGATGAAACCCTGGCTGGACTCCTCCTGGCTGGCCGGCGCGAATCAGTCCTACATAGAGCAGCTCTATGAGGACTTTTTAACCGATCCTGACTCTGTCGATGTGGCCTGGAAGTCTCTTTTCCAGCAGCTTCCTGGTACTGGGGTTAGACCTGAACAAATTCACTCCACCACCCGCGAATACTTCCGCCGCCTGGCGAAAGACGCTTCGCGTTATACCGCTTCCGTCAGCGATCCTGAAACCAATGCCAGGCAGGTTAAGGTACTGCAAATGATCAACGCGTTTCGATTTCGCGGTCATCAGCAGGCTAACCTTGACCCGCTCGGGCTGTGGAAACAGGAATCAGTAGCGGATCTTGATCCGGGCTATCATGGCCTGAGCGATGCGGATTTCGAGGAAAGTTTCAACGTGGGTTCCTTTGCCAGCGGCAAAGAAACGATGAAACTGGCCGACCTGTACGCGGCGCTAAAGCAAACCTACTGCGGCTCTATTGGTGCGGAATATATGCATATCACCAACACCGATGAAAAGCGCTGGATACAACAGCGTCTTGAATCGGTGCTGGGGCAGGTTTCCTACTCTGTGGAAGAGAAAAAAGGTTTCCTCAAGCAGTTAACCGCCGCAGAAGGCCTGGAACGTTACCTCGGCGCGAAATTCCCCGGAGCTAAACGCTTCTCGCTGGAAGGCGGGGATGCGCTGGTGCCGATGCTGAACGAGATGATCCGTCATGCCGGCAAAAGCGGCACGCGTGAAGTGGTGCTGGGAATGGCGCACCGTGGCCGTCTGAACGTGTTGATCAACGTGCTGGGCAAAAAGCCGCAGGACCTGTTCGACGAATTCTCCGGCAAGCATAAAGAACATCTCGGTACCGGTGACGTTAAGTACCATATGGGCTTCTCTTCCGATGTTGAAACCGAAGGCGGTATGGTTCACCTGGCGCTGGCGTTTAACCCTTCGCATCTTGAAATTGTCAGTCCGGTGGTCATGGGGTCGGTGCGCGCCCGCCTCGATCGTCTCGATCAGCCTGGTAGCAACAAAGTGCTGCCGATTACCATTCACGGTGATGCTGCGGTGATTGGGCAGGGAGTGGTGCAGGAAACCCTAAACATGTCCGAGGCACGCGGGTATGAAGTGGGCGGTACGGTGCGTATCGTGATCAACAACCAGATTGGTTTCACCACCTCAAACCCGAAAGATGCCCGCTCGACGCAGTACTGTACCGACATCGGCAAAATGGTGATGGCACCTATTTTCCACGTCAATGCAGACGATCCCGAAGCCGTTGCCTTTGTCACTCGTCTGGCGTTGGATTTCCGTAACACCTTTAAACGCGATGTGTTTATCGATCTGGTTTGCTATCGTCGTCACGGTCATAATGAAGCGGATGAGCCTAGCGCCACGCAGCCGGTGATGTACCAGAAGATCAAAAAGCACCCCACGCCGCGTAAAATCTATGCTGACAAGCTGGAAGCCGCGCAGGTTGCCAGCCTGGAAGATGCCACGGAAATGGTCAACCTGTACCGTGATGCTTTAGATGCTGGCGAGTGCGTGGTGCCGGAATGGCGGCCGATGAGCCTGCACTCCTTCACCTGGTCACCTTATCTGAACCACGACTGGGATGAGAGCTATCCGGAGCGCATCGAACTGAAGCGCCTGCAGGAACTTGCTAAGCGTATCAGTACCGTGCCCGAAGCGGTTGAAATGCAGTCGCGTGTGACCAAAATCTACAACGATCGTGCTGAAATGGCCGCTGGCAACAAGCCCTTCGACTGGGGCGCGGCGGAAAACCTCGCCTATGCCACGCTGGTGGATGAAGGCATTCCGTGCCGTCTCTCCGGTGAGGATATGGGGCGCGGCACCTTTTTCCATCGTCATGCGGTGATCCACAACCAGTCTAATGGTTCGACTTACACCCCGCTGCAGCATGTTCATAACGGTCAGGGCGCCTTTAAAGTATGGGACTCCGTACTGTCTGAAGAAGCGGTACTGGCGTTTGAATATGGCTATGCGACTGCTGAACCCCGTACGCTGACCATCTGGGAAGCCCAATTCGGTGATTTCGCCAACGGCGCTCAGGTGGTCATCGACCAGTTCATCAGCTCCGGCGAGCAGAAGTGGGGCCGCATGTGTGGCCTGGTGATGCTGCTGCCTCACGGCTACGAAGGGCAGGGGCCGGAGCACTCATCCGCACGTCTTGAGCGCTATCTGCAGCTCTGCGCCGAGCAGAATATGCAGGTGTGCGTTCCTTCAACCCCGGCACAGGTTTACCATATGCTGCGCCGCCAGGCGCTGCGCGGCATGCGTCGCCCATTGGTGGTGATGTCACCAAAGTCACTGCTGCGTCATCCGCTGGCGGTCTCTTCTTTGGAAGAGTTGGCTAACGGCGCTTTCCAGCCGGCGATTGGCGAAATCGATGCGCTTGATGCGAAGTCGGTGAAACGCGTGGTGCTCTGCTCCGGTAAGGTTTACTACGACCTGCTGGATAAACGCCGCAAGAATGAGCAAACCGATGTCGCAATTGTGCGCATCGAACAGCTCTATCCGTTCCCGCATAAAGCGGTTCAGGATGTGTTGAAGCAGTACTCCCACGTACATGACTTTGTCTGGTGTCAGGAAGAGCCACTCAACCAAGGGGCATGGTACTGCAGTCAGCATCATTTCCGTGAAATCGTCCCGTTTGGGGCTTCATTACGTTATGCCGGTCGCCCTGCATCTGCATCGCCGGCAGTGGGTTATATGTCCGTTCACCAGCAGCAGCAGCAAGACCTGGTTAATGACGCGCTGAACGTTGAATAA
- a CDS encoding succinate dehydrogenase iron-sulfur subunit: MRLEFSIYRYNPDVDDAPRMQDYQLESEDGRDMMLLDALMRLKEKDPTLAFRRSCREGVCGSDGLNMNGKNGLACITPVSALGNGKQKIVIRPLPGLPVIRDLVVDMGQFYAQYEKIKPYLLNNGQKPPAREHLQQPEQREKLDGLYECILCACCSTSCPSFWWNPDKFIGPAGLLAAYRFLIDSRDTETDARLDNLNDAFSVFRCHSIMNCVSVCPKGLNPTRAIGHIKSMLLQRGA; this comes from the coding sequence ATGAGACTCGAATTTTCCATTTATCGTTACAACCCGGATGTCGATGATGCTCCGCGTATGCAGGATTACCAGCTGGAGTCGGAAGACGGTCGTGACATGATGCTGCTGGACGCGCTGATGCGTCTGAAAGAGAAAGACCCGACGTTAGCCTTCCGCCGCTCCTGCCGTGAAGGGGTTTGCGGTTCCGATGGCCTCAATATGAACGGTAAAAATGGGCTGGCCTGTATTACGCCAGTCTCTGCGCTCGGCAACGGCAAACAAAAAATTGTTATCCGTCCGTTACCCGGATTGCCGGTGATCCGCGATTTGGTGGTGGACATGGGTCAATTCTATGCGCAATATGAGAAGATTAAGCCTTACTTGTTGAATAATGGGCAGAAACCGCCAGCAAGAGAACATCTTCAGCAGCCGGAGCAGCGCGAAAAGCTGGATGGTCTGTACGAATGTATTCTTTGCGCCTGCTGTTCCACCTCATGCCCGTCATTCTGGTGGAACCCGGACAAGTTTATCGGTCCGGCTGGCCTGCTGGCAGCTTACCGTTTCCTGATTGACAGCCGTGACACCGAAACCGATGCGCGTCTGGATAATCTGAACGATGCTTTCAGCGTCTTCCGCTGCCACAGTATCATGAACTGTGTAAGCGTATGTCCGAAAGGGCTGAACCCGACTCGCGCCATCGGCCATATTAAGTCGATGTTGCTACAGCGGGGCGCATAA
- the sdhA gene encoding succinate dehydrogenase flavoprotein subunit produces the protein MKLPVREFDAVVIGAGGAGMRAALQISQSGQTCALLSKVFPTRSHTVSAQGGITVALGNTHEDNWEWHMYDTVKGSDYIGDQDAIEYMCKTGPEAILELEHMGLPFSRLDDGRIYQRPFGGQSKNFGGEQAARTAAAADRTGHALLHTLYQQNLKNKTTIFSEWYALDLVKNVDGAIVGCTALNIEDGEVVYFKARATVLATGGAGRIYQSTTNAHINTGDGVGMALRAGVPVQDMEMWQFHPTGIAGAGVLVTEGCRGEGGYLLNKHGERFMERYAPNAKDLAGRDVVARSIMIEIREGRGCDGPWGPHAKLKLDHLGKEVLESRLPGILELSRTFAHVDPVKEPIPVIPTCHYMMGGIPTKVSGQALTVNEQGEDVVIPGLFAVGEIACVSVHGANRLGGNSLLDLVVFGRAAGLHLQESIQQQGALLDATEEEIEASLTRLNRWNNNINGEDPAELRKALQACMQHNFSVFREGDAMAKGLAELKVLRERLKNARLDDRSSDFNTQRVECLELDNLMETAYATAVSANFRTESRGAHSRFDYPERDDANWLCHSLYLPQSESMTRREVNMQPKLRAAFPPKARTY, from the coding sequence ATGAAGTTGCCAGTCAGAGAATTTGATGCCGTGGTGATCGGCGCAGGCGGTGCAGGTATGCGCGCCGCATTACAGATTTCCCAATCGGGCCAGACTTGCGCCCTGTTATCGAAAGTTTTTCCAACCCGCTCCCATACGGTATCTGCTCAGGGGGGGATTACTGTAGCGCTGGGTAATACCCACGAAGATAACTGGGAATGGCATATGTATGACACCGTTAAAGGCTCCGATTATATCGGCGACCAGGACGCGATTGAATATATGTGCAAAACCGGCCCGGAAGCGATTCTGGAACTTGAGCACATGGGATTGCCGTTCTCACGTCTGGATGACGGACGCATCTATCAGCGTCCGTTTGGTGGGCAGTCGAAAAACTTCGGCGGAGAGCAGGCCGCACGTACCGCTGCTGCCGCTGACCGTACCGGTCATGCCTTGCTGCATACGCTGTACCAGCAAAACCTGAAAAACAAAACCACCATTTTCTCTGAATGGTATGCGCTGGATCTGGTGAAAAACGTCGACGGAGCGATCGTTGGCTGCACCGCGCTGAACATTGAAGATGGTGAAGTGGTCTATTTCAAAGCGCGTGCAACGGTACTGGCTACCGGCGGTGCAGGGCGCATCTATCAGTCGACCACTAACGCGCATATCAATACTGGCGATGGGGTGGGCATGGCGCTGCGTGCTGGCGTGCCGGTGCAGGATATGGAAATGTGGCAGTTCCACCCCACCGGCATTGCCGGCGCGGGCGTGCTGGTGACGGAAGGTTGTCGTGGTGAAGGCGGTTATCTGCTGAATAAACACGGCGAACGCTTTATGGAACGTTATGCGCCGAATGCGAAAGACCTTGCCGGTCGTGACGTGGTGGCGCGTTCGATTATGATCGAAATTCGCGAAGGCCGTGGCTGTGACGGTCCGTGGGGACCACATGCCAAGTTGAAGCTGGATCATCTCGGCAAAGAGGTGCTTGAATCGCGTCTGCCGGGGATTCTGGAACTTTCTCGTACATTTGCCCACGTTGACCCGGTTAAAGAACCTATTCCGGTCATCCCAACCTGTCACTATATGATGGGCGGCATCCCGACCAAAGTAAGCGGTCAGGCGCTGACGGTGAACGAGCAGGGGGAAGATGTGGTGATCCCAGGCCTGTTTGCCGTGGGCGAAATTGCCTGTGTATCGGTGCATGGTGCTAACCGCTTGGGCGGTAATTCACTGCTCGACCTGGTGGTCTTCGGCCGTGCGGCCGGGTTGCATCTGCAGGAGTCGATCCAGCAACAGGGCGCACTGCTTGATGCGACGGAAGAAGAAATCGAGGCTTCGCTGACGCGTCTGAACCGCTGGAACAACAACATCAACGGCGAAGACCCGGCAGAGCTGCGTAAAGCCCTGCAGGCCTGCATGCAGCATAACTTCTCGGTCTTTCGCGAAGGCGATGCGATGGCAAAAGGTCTGGCTGAACTGAAGGTGCTGCGTGAGCGTCTGAAAAATGCCCGTCTGGATGACCGTTCCAGCGACTTTAATACCCAGCGCGTTGAGTGCCTGGAGCTGGACAACCTGATGGAAACGGCCTACGCCACGGCCGTATCGGCCAACTTCCGCACCGAAAGCCGGGGCGCGCACAGCCGCTTCGACTATCCTGAACGTGACGATGCAAACTGGTTATGTCACAGCCTGTATCTGCCGCAGAGTGAAAGCATGACGCGCCGTGAGGTGAACATGCAGCCGAAACTGCGTGCGGCCTTCCCGCCGAAAGCGCGTACCTACTAG
- the sdhD gene encoding succinate dehydrogenase membrane anchor subunit: MVSNASALGRNGIHDWLLLRAAAMIMTLYVLYILAFIVMSGSLTYDIWRGFFASSFTKVFTLLTLFSILVHGWIGMWQVLTDYIKPLALRMMLQLVVVVALLVYAIYGTVVVWGA; this comes from the coding sequence ATGGTAAGCAACGCTTCTGCACTGGGGCGCAACGGCATTCATGACTGGCTGCTGCTGCGTGCCGCCGCTATGATAATGACCCTTTACGTGTTGTATATCCTCGCTTTTATCGTCATGTCAGGCTCCCTGACCTATGATATCTGGCGTGGTTTTTTTGCCTCATCCTTTACTAAAGTCTTCACCCTTCTGACGCTGTTCTCCATCCTGGTGCACGGCTGGATTGGGATGTGGCAGGTACTGACCGACTATATCAAACCACTGGCGCTACGCATGATGCTGCAGCTGGTCGTCGTGGTAGCACTGTTGGTGTATGCCATTTATGGAACTGTTGTAGTGTGGGGTGCATAA
- the sdhC gene encoding succinate dehydrogenase cytochrome b556 subunit, with the protein MGKTVKKQRPVNLDLSTIRFPLTAIASILHRVSGVITFVSIGILLWLLGLSLSSPEGFLQASAVMDSFIVKFIMWGILTALAYHIAGGIRHMMMDFGLLGETLETGKLSAQIAFGITVALSILAGVLVW; encoded by the coding sequence GTGGGCAAAACCGTGAAAAAACAAAGACCTGTCAACTTGGATCTCTCCACGATCCGGTTTCCCTTAACCGCAATTGCGTCCATCCTCCATCGCGTTTCCGGCGTCATCACTTTTGTGTCGATTGGAATACTGCTGTGGCTGCTGGGTTTGTCGCTCTCTTCTCCCGAAGGTTTCCTCCAGGCTTCTGCCGTGATGGACAGCTTTATTGTCAAATTCATTATGTGGGGCATTTTAACTGCGCTGGCGTACCATATTGCCGGTGGCATTCGCCATATGATGATGGATTTTGGCCTGCTGGGTGAAACCTTAGAAACAGGCAAACTTTCCGCGCAAATTGCATTCGGTATCACCGTCGCGCTCTCAATTCTGGCTGGAGTCCTCGTATGGTAA
- a CDS encoding citrate synthase: MADKKATLTLDGEAAIELDVLKGTLGQEEIDVRGLGSKGYFTFDPGFTSTASCESKITYIDGDEGILLHRGFPIDQLALHSNYLEVCYILLNGEAPSAAQFEEFTVTVTRHTMLHEQIHHLFRGFRRDSHPMAVMCGVTGALAAFYHDAMDVNIERHREIAAFRLLSKMPTMAAMCYKYSIGQPFVYPRNDLSYAGNFLNMMFSTPCEDYVVNPVLERAMDRILILHADHEQNASTSTVRTAGSSGANPFACIAAGIASLWGPAHGGANEACLRMLEEISTVEHIPEFLRRAKDKNDSFRLMGFGHRVYKNYDPRATVMRETCHEVLNELGMKDDLLEVAMELEHIALNDPYFIERKLYPNVDFYSGIILKAMGIPSSMFTVIFAMARTVGWIAHWKEMHDDGVKIARPRQLYTGYDKRDFTSNIK; encoded by the coding sequence ATGGCTGATAAAAAAGCAACGCTAACCCTCGATGGTGAAGCTGCTATCGAGCTTGATGTGCTTAAAGGCACGTTAGGCCAGGAAGAAATTGATGTCCGTGGTCTCGGCTCCAAAGGCTACTTCACCTTCGATCCCGGCTTTACCTCTACCGCGTCCTGCGAATCTAAAATTACCTACATCGACGGCGATGAAGGCATTCTTCTGCATCGCGGTTTCCCTATTGATCAGCTGGCGTTGCACTCTAACTATCTGGAAGTGTGTTACATTCTGCTTAATGGTGAAGCGCCCAGCGCAGCACAGTTCGAAGAGTTTACCGTCACGGTAACGCGTCACACCATGCTGCATGAGCAAATTCACCATCTGTTCCGTGGCTTCCGTCGCGACTCCCACCCGATGGCGGTGATGTGCGGCGTTACCGGGGCGCTGGCCGCATTTTACCACGATGCGATGGACGTCAATATTGAGCGACATCGTGAAATTGCCGCTTTCCGACTGCTGTCGAAAATGCCAACTATGGCGGCGATGTGCTACAAATATTCTATTGGTCAGCCGTTTGTTTATCCGCGCAACGACCTTTCATATGCCGGTAACTTCCTCAATATGATGTTCTCCACGCCTTGCGAAGATTACGTGGTGAACCCGGTTCTTGAACGCGCCATGGATCGTATTCTGATCCTGCACGCCGACCACGAACAGAATGCCTCTACGTCTACCGTGCGTACTGCCGGCTCCTCCGGTGCTAACCCGTTTGCCTGTATCGCGGCGGGGATTGCCTCGCTGTGGGGGCCTGCTCACGGTGGAGCAAACGAAGCCTGCCTGCGCATGTTAGAAGAGATCAGTACCGTCGAGCACATCCCTGAATTCCTGCGTCGCGCTAAAGATAAAAACGATTCGTTCCGTCTGATGGGCTTTGGTCACCGCGTGTACAAGAACTACGATCCGCGCGCCACGGTGATGCGTGAAACCTGTCATGAAGTGCTGAATGAGCTGGGAATGAAGGACGATCTGCTGGAAGTGGCGATGGAGCTGGAACACATTGCACTCAACGACCCCTACTTCATTGAGCGCAAACTCTATCCCAACGTCGACTTCTATTCAGGCATTATACTGAAAGCAATGGGAATTCCTTCATCTATGTTTACGGTTATTTTCGCCATGGCACGTACCGTTGGCTGGATTGCTCACTGGAAGGAAATGCATGACGATGGCGTGAAAATTGCCCGTCCGCGTCAGCTTTACACCGGCTACGATAAGCGCGACTTTACCTCCAACATCAAATAG
- the nei gene encoding endonuclease VIII, with amino-acid sequence MPEGPEIRRAADRLEAAIKDKVLTDVWFSFPTLQSYQQMLVGERIISIETRGKALLTHFSNGLTLYSHNQLYGVWRIINSGVEPAQSKRVLRVRLAAADKTLLLYSASDIQLLDAQGLDTHPFLQRAGPDVLDRALTAEQVRERLLSKRFRRRQFSGLLLDQAFLAGLGNYLRIEILWQAQLAAQHKAETLSDKQLDALAEALLSVPRLSYHTRGQADENHHHGALFSFKVFHRAGKACQRCGETIVKTMLSSRPFYWCPGCQK; translated from the coding sequence ATGCCGGAAGGTCCTGAAATCCGCCGGGCGGCAGATCGGCTGGAAGCAGCAATAAAAGACAAAGTGCTGACCGATGTCTGGTTTTCTTTCCCGACGTTGCAGTCTTATCAGCAGATGCTGGTCGGCGAGCGAATTATCTCCATTGAAACCCGTGGCAAAGCGCTGCTTACTCATTTTTCAAACGGCCTGACGCTGTACAGCCATAATCAGCTGTACGGCGTCTGGCGAATCATAAACAGTGGGGTCGAGCCGGCACAGAGCAAGCGCGTACTACGGGTGCGGCTGGCTGCTGCTGACAAGACGTTGCTGCTGTACAGCGCCTCGGATATCCAGCTCCTTGATGCACAAGGGCTGGATACCCATCCGTTTCTGCAACGGGCAGGCCCGGACGTGCTGGATAGGGCTTTGACAGCAGAGCAGGTGCGTGAGCGGTTGTTGTCGAAACGTTTTCGCCGCCGTCAGTTCAGCGGGCTGTTGCTGGATCAGGCATTTCTCGCCGGGTTGGGGAACTATCTGCGCATAGAGATACTTTGGCAGGCACAGCTTGCCGCACAGCACAAGGCCGAAACGTTAAGCGATAAGCAGCTGGATGCGCTGGCTGAAGCCCTGCTGTCAGTCCCACGTCTTTCATATCATACCCGTGGCCAGGCGGATGAAAACCACCATCACGGCGCGCTGTTCAGCTTTAAAGTTTTTCACCGGGCGGGGAAAGCGTGCCAGCGTTGCGGTGAGACCATTGTCAAAACCATGCTCTCTTCCCGGCCTTTTTACTGGTGTCCGGGCTGCCAGAAATAA